The Thermodesulfobacteriota bacterium DNA window GGGGATCATCCGCATCTCGCAGGTCCTCCTTTACCCGGTCGTCACCGCGGCATCCTGGATCGCCCGGGCGATCGCGGTCCCGTTCGGAGGCGTCCCGCCGCTGCGGGTGTTGATCACCCGGGAGGAGCTGGCGGTGATGCTGCGGATGACGCTCGGCGCGGAGTCCGACGTGGAGGCGCACGAGCGGGTGATGGTGCGAAGGGTGTTCCACTTCGGGGAGACGCGCGTGGCCGACGTCTTCCGGCCGCTGGCCCAGGTCGTCGCCCTTCCCGACGGCGCCTCCTGCCGGGACGCGGCGCGCGTCGCAGCCCGCAGCGGCTTCTCGCGCTACCCCGTCTACCGGGAGCGCGTGGACCACGTGGTGGGCTACCTGCACGTCCTCGACATCGCCGGGAACCCGCCCGACGCGTCCGTGCTGCCGTTCCTCCGCAAGCCGCTGTTCGTCCCCGAGCTCATGCCGCTCGACGAGCTGCTTCGCGCGTTCCGGAACGCGCGCACCTCCTTCGCCGTGGCGGTGGACGAGTTCGGCGGCGTCACCGGCATCGTCACCGCGGAGGACGTGGTGGAGGAGGTGGTCGGGGAGATCGAGGATGAATACGACCGCCGCATGGAATACTATACGAAGGTC harbors:
- a CDS encoding hemolysin family protein, which encodes MELAVFIALCLLGQGLYEGSEMVLVSADRHRLKERASRGERGAKRALSLLAQPDRILATTLTTTNIFIALGSVLTTSRLLESFGDYAPWISVGIVTPLVILLGQVVPKTFARQRADRLVSAAAGIIRISQVLLYPVVTAASWIARAIAVPFGGVPPLRVLITREELAVMLRMTLGAESDVEAHERVMVRRVFHFGETRVADVFRPLAQVVALPDGASCRDAARVAARSGFSRYPVYRERVDHVVGYLHVLDIAGNPPDASVLPFLRKPLFVPELMPLDELLRAFRNARTSFAVAVDEFGGVTGIVTAEDVVEEVVGEIEDEYDRRMEYYTKVSDDEYVVPGRMEVGRFVEETGIRLAEGDYTTVGGFLVSLAGRIPAAGESFSVPGAALRAERVSDRAVLAVRVRRGPV